From the genome of Podospora pseudoanserina strain CBS 124.78 chromosome 7 map unlocalized CBS124.78p_7.2, whole genome shotgun sequence, one region includes:
- a CDS encoding uncharacterized protein (EggNog:ENOG503Q48I; COG:O) — protein MPCFFLMRQTSSWGARSDEGLIRNDLVSIFLTKLEYYQGILFLTTNRFSAIDHNFQSRVDLFLPYYDLDSTQRRQVWLNFLKHFGAEKFVVGESDLNRLCELKMNGREIKNLCKTALMLSGRDNNGVVKADRLLMLAQKRTAALQLLGQKGDANMEGR, from the exons ATGCcatgcttcttcttgatgaggcAGACGTCTTCTTGGGGTGCTCGAAGCGATGAAGGCTTGATTCGTAATGATTTGGTGTCCA tcttcctcaccaagctCGAATACTATCAAGGCATCCTGTTCTTGACCACCAACCGCTTCTCTGCCATCGACCACAACTTCCAGTCCCGCGTTGACTTGTTCTTGCCTTACTACGACCTCGACTCCACGCAGCGCCGGCAGGTTTGGCTCAACTTCTTAAAACACTTTGGAGCTGAGAAGTTTGTGGTTGGCGAAAGCGACCTGAACCGTCTGTGCGAGCTGAAAATGAACGGCAGAGAGATCAAGAACTTGTGCAAGACTGCGTTGATGCTGAGCGGAAGGGATAACAATGGAGTTGTGAAGGCGGACAGGTTGCTAATGCTTGCTCAGAAGCGGACTGCCGCACTTCAGCTGCTGGGTCAGAAGGGGGATGCGAACATGGAGGGCAGATGA
- a CDS encoding uncharacterized protein (EggNog:ENOG503Q48I; COG:O) has translation MSAPSTRSATPCGSEPDEIVDDSGVQTPSEPDNSVVVQKLYETDCCCGSCPSRLSKHVNVDEERSSLEAEVSDIPIIQRHPGSDQHVANSITVNCPSVRDVLVKALENYYQDPDTLTAENWTLNASFQPLVHR, from the exons ATGTCGGCCCCGAGCACTCGATCAGCAACCCCTTGTGGTTCCGAACCCGACGAGATAGTCGATGACTCTGGTGTTCAG ACTCCTTCCGAGCCGGATaactcggtggtggtgcagaaGCTCTACGAAACCGATTGCTGTTGCGGTAGTTGCCCCAGCCGCTTGTCTAAACATGTCAACGTCGATGAGGAACGGTCCTCTCTCGAAGCGGAAGTCTCcgacatccccatcatccagcGCCATCCCGGTTCTGATCAGCACGTCGCCAACAGCATCACCGTCAACTGCCCCAGCGTGCGTGACGTACTCGTAAAAGCACTCGAGAACTATTATCAAGACCCAGACACACTCACCGCCGAGAACTGGACTCTTAATGCCTCCTTCCAGCCGCTGGTTCACCGCTAG